GGGTTTCGGCTTGGTGTCGAGCATCCATATCATCGGCGGCGTCATAGCAGTGGGCGTCTTCTTGCTGCTCATCGCCATCGTAGGACTCATCGGAGCAATACACCACCACCAAGTCATGCTTTTCTTTGTATCCTTTCTGTGGACTGGCATTAACACTCAGACTCAGAGGGTTATGCTAGGTGTAAGTCAGTTATTTGTTGGGGCTGCATTGTTTCTTTAACTATTTCCCAGTACATGGTAATCCTGTTCATTGTTTTCCTGTTCCAATTtggagtttcctgttcctgcttGGCAATGAACCAAGGACAGCAGGTTAAGCTAACACCCTGTTTGATTTAAATGCATAGAAAACATGATTTATCCCTGTAATAATTAATCCTGAAGCTAAACGGGTATTCTGTTTATCAAATTTCCATTTTCCAGGTGGTTCTTCTCAACTCCacctgggggatgttggagaatAATACCAAGACAGATCTGGAGAGCCAGCTCAACTGCTGCGGGCTGCTGAACGTCTCTAACAGCAGGCCACAGTTTGAAGCAGACTTGGAAAACTGTCGTGCTGTAAGTCTGAAATGGTGTCAAACTGTCCATTCATAGTGCAGGagcaaagtatttattttttactttctaCAGAGTAATtccagtgtgtttgtgttaaagTGCTTCATTAAACCATTAAGAAATAAGATGCTATAACACCTTAGCTGATAAAATGCCGACTCATCCTGCCAGGAAAACTATATATGGATTATTTTGTTCCTTTTccggctttttttttttccactccaGCCATGCAAAAAGCAAGGTGACTGTTCGACCTGTGGGGATAAGATGCTGAATCATGCAACAGAGGCTCTGAAGATCCTTGGAGGCGTCGGgctcttcttcagcttctcagagGTGAGAATCTAATTCCCAAACACACGGTGGATGCTGTTTAAGGTTACACCGTATCTGCATTGATGTATGTAATTGGATGAATAGATGTGTACCTGCATCTTGGCCTACTATTAGCTCTAAGAtggttttttttcctgcaatGACTGTAAAATAATGTGATGAGTTTGCTTCCTGCCTACAGTGCATCCAGCAAGTATTCACAGCGCtgcatttttccacatttagttatgttcCAGCTTTATTCCAAATGGTATCAAATTAATCCCCTTGCTCAAACTTCTACACACAATTCCCCATTATGACAAATGTCAAAGATGTTTGCTTgagattgttgcaaatttattacgaatagaaaactaagaaatcccTTTTACATAAGTATTCACAGCGTTTCCCATGAAGCTCAAAATGGAGCTGAGATGCCTACCGTTTCCACTGAGTGTCTGGA
This DNA window, taken from Girardinichthys multiradiatus isolate DD_20200921_A chromosome 1, DD_fGirMul_XY1, whole genome shotgun sequence, encodes the following:
- the tspan31 gene encoding tetraspanin-31 → MVCGGFTCSKNALCSLNVVYMLVGLLLIAVAAWGKGFGLVSSIHIIGGVIAVGVFLLLIAIVGLIGAIHHHQVMLFFYMVILFIVFLFQFGVSCSCLAMNQGQQVVLLNSTWGMLENNTKTDLESQLNCCGLLNVSNSRPQFEADLENCRAPCKKQGDCSTCGDKMLNHATEALKILGGVGLFFSFSEILGVWLAVRYRNQKDPRANPSAFL